In Egibacteraceae bacterium, one genomic interval encodes:
- a CDS encoding flagellar hook capping FlgD N-terminal domain-containing protein has protein sequence MPTIGGVSAAPVPTTASALGGLDSQAFLKLLVAQLRYQNPMAPSDPSAMLQQTAQFTQIETLQQIAAAQQQMLGLTQVTIANDLVGSTVLARVSGEEVRGTVDGIRFTTHGPVLLVGDREVPLHATLEIHRSTSL, from the coding sequence ACGATCGGCGGGGTGTCCGCCGCCCCAGTCCCCACGACCGCCTCAGCGCTCGGCGGCCTCGACAGCCAGGCGTTCCTGAAGCTGCTCGTCGCCCAGCTGCGCTACCAGAACCCCATGGCGCCGTCCGACCCGTCCGCGATGCTGCAGCAGACCGCGCAGTTCACCCAGATCGAGACGCTCCAGCAGATCGCCGCCGCTCAGCAGCAGATGCTCGGCCTGACGCAGGTCACGATCGCCAACGACCTCGTCGGCTCGACGGTGCTCGCCCGGGTGTCGGGTGAGGAGGTGCGCGGCACCGTCGACGGCATCCGGTTCACGACGCACGGCCCGGTGCTGCTCGTCGGCGACCGCGAGGTGCCCCTGCACGCCACGCTCGAGATCCACCGCTCCACCTCCCTGTAG